One genomic window of Osmia bicornis bicornis chromosome 3, iOsmBic2.1, whole genome shotgun sequence includes the following:
- the LOC114876730 gene encoding uncharacterized protein LOC114876730, with amino-acid sequence MRQDGTLYLLSLLLFSLASFSGALVETRGCNRTVRNSVGWIRWTGRMGRCMVHIRAPSRDTQVIELKIRRLQVGFLKETKCKGAYIQFFEGSEDVQNETGRYCGHVNSNTTRLFLRKGPNLTIIMDSDVKFATENPVIFSAQFSILPTQLAAERYRGFSPSFSFECPMECAMRNEQRFCKLMSPGYPGVYPRGIRCRIALESNTGRFKIGGQPNDVFDLMNHTSQDSCQTENCERHIEIVPEASRTRVAKSVRRYVPGYISKRRPRSPDHEEELEFIIGQTSHKFKRNRNDRRKLKKDKKKVVGSKGLHSSRRKDVTEDTRRNSHRTKEITEQSSAVTFLGIRSDSRLFVGYHDEETSPEFSQRRLHRPQHLRKKSMDSIGSWKNSDHDLEDISKENIFPDGAREISRKGSIQERINTVQASEYPYKRRSQIQERLGSSSCVGDYLVLLENVDGKMFEISKFCGEGRVPRIVTRGKNVIVEFFAQQDGTIMHDGFQLSVQETEQASGAKHGRNCEFVYKSSERTRESIKSLPSWYPPDTLCSYKFIGRSSEKISVYMKIIRNELNQEYSPQKRNLSLGYCSGNEIAVYNGIEANNSVLIWSYCDVSHQDINNIQVPLTSSGNELLIQYYSAKGSYDGQEFTYTISYRFLKKSKNSTNRRQIQDDLKLISLRPVNFSALNLNDSENCNCDFDDRIGTFKNWFMVLVVLGIISFFGAIFTIITLLVKCIKMRTMEKRLLQTPKL; translated from the exons ATGAGGCAGGATGGTACGCTCTACCTGCTTTCGCTGCTACTTTTCTCGTTGGCCAGTTTTTCCGGGGCTCTTGTCGAAACTCGAG gATGCAATCGTACCGTCAGAAATTCTGTTGGATGGATACGATGGACAGGACGAATGGGACGGTGTATGGTTCACATTAGAGCACCTTCCAGAGACACTCag GTGatcgaattaaaaattagaagGCTGCAAGTTGGTTTTCTGAAAGAAACCAAATGTAAAGGTGCTTACATTCAGTTTTTCGAGGGCAGCGAGGATGTTCAAAATGAAACGGGACGTTATTGCGGCCACGTGAATAGCAATACGACCAG ATTGTTCCTGAGGAAAGGACCAAATTTGACAATCATAATGGACTCGGACGTGAAATTTGCCACCGAAAACCCGGTTATCTTCTCCGcccaattttcaattttaccaACGCAGCTTGCTGCCGAACGATATCGCGGTTTCTCTCCTTCCTTTTCGTTCGAGTGCCCGATGGAGTGCGCCATGAGAAACGAACAACGATTCTGCAAACTGATGTCCCCCGGTTACCCCGGCGTTTATCCCCGGGGCATCAGGTGCAGGATCGCCCTGGAATCGAACACGGGCCGTTTCAAGATCGGAGGTCAACCGAACGATGTCTTCGATCTGATGAACCATACGTCTCAGGACAGCTGTCAGACGGAGAACTGCGAGCGGCACATTGAAATCGTTCCGGAAGCATCGAGGACGAGGGTCGCTAAATCGGTCAGACGGTACGTACCGGGATATATATCTAAGAGGAGACCGAGAAGTCCCGATCACGAGGAGGAGCTAGAATTTATCATTGGTCAAACGTCGCACAAGTTTAAGAGGAACAGAAATGATCGAAGAAAACTTAAGAAAGATAAGAAGAAAGTTGTTGGTTCGAAAGGACTTCACAGTTCTCGTAGAAAAGACGTAACCGAGGATACCCGAAGAAATAGCCACCGTACGAAAGAGATAACCGAACAGTCATCCGCAGTTACCTTTCTCGGTATCAGAAGCGACTCCAGACTGTTCGTCGGTTATCACGACGAAGAAACGTCGCCTGAATTTAGTCAAAGGAGACTTCATCGCCCGCAGCATCTTCGCAAAAAGTCTATGGATTCGATCGGTTCGTGGAAGAATTCCGATCACGATCTGGAAGATATAtcgaaggaaaatatttttcccgATGGAGCACGCGAAATTTCAAGGAAGGGATCGATCCAAGAAAGGATAAACACGGTACAG GCTTCCGAATATCCGTACAAGAGGAGGAGTCAAATACAGGAGAGACTAGGAAGCAGCAGTTGCGTCGGCGATTACCTCGTTCTTTTGGAGAACGTGGACGGGAAGATGttcgaaatttcgaaattttgcGGCGAGGGTCGGGTGCCGCGAATAGTAACGCGAGGAAAGAACGTCATCGTCGAATTCTTCGCGCAACAAGACGGCACGATAATGCACGACGGCTTCCAATTGTCCGTACAGGAAACGGAGCAGGCATCCGGTGCGAAACACGGTCGAAATTGTGAGTTCGTTTACAAAAGTTCCGAACGTACCAGGGAAAGCATTAAATCGTTGCCGAGCTGGTATCCTCCGGATACTCTATGTAGCTATAAATTCATAGGAAGGTCTTCGGAGAAGATTTCCGTTTACATGAAGATAATCAGAAACGAATTGAACCAGGAATATTCACCACAGAAACGAAATCTAAGCCTGGGTTACTGTTCCGGAAATGAGATTGCAGtttataatggaatagaa gCAAACAACAGCGTTTTAATATGGTCCTATTGCGATGTGTCTCATCAGGATATCAATAACATACAAGTCCCTCTCACCTCCAGTGGGAATGAACTgttaatacaatattacagtGCCAAGGGTTCTTACGACGGCCAAGAATTCACGTACACGATATCGTACAGGTTTCTAAAGAAATCGAAGAATTCCACGAACAGACGTCAAATACAGGATGACCTGAAGCTGATCTCTCTGAGACCGGTCAACTTTTCAGCGTTAAATTTGAACGACAGCGAAAACTGTAATTGCGATTTCGACGATAGAATAGGCACTTTTAAAAATTGGTTTATGGTTCTCGTTGTGCTGGGAATAATTTCCTTCTTCGGGGCTATTTTCACGATAATCACCCTCCTTGTCAAGTGTATCAAAATGAGAACGATGGAGAAGAGGCTATTGCAAACTCCAAAACTGTGA